Proteins encoded within one genomic window of Triticum aestivum cultivar Chinese Spring chromosome 2D, IWGSC CS RefSeq v2.1, whole genome shotgun sequence:
- the LOC123055205 gene encoding uncharacterized protein: MDVHRAESPHTGAAALDPRRAEAANRHVRALNAQFASWVQSQLQNHPAELWEDGVKDYLSHASEIMENFKDVVNWLRQNKAGTTAVSSPSPANEEKTTTPATVNSKFMVQPGSDNGQKSPTTGASSLAFQNSSSPNMFSLPSQKKTTPFGGIFDNKDTPGDSSKSTFQFGGNNGFSTPTNTPGDSSKSTFQFGGNNGFSTPTTPSIFSTPGSSFNMPTSTLFSMNQQPIFTGSGNSKAAEASADADEDAEAEQPSSPSVKKAEEKGIVVVHEAKCKVYVKHDDATKGWKDIGVGQLSIRCKEGAEKASKESTPTVVIRNDVGKILLNAMIYKGIKMSVQKNTVASIFHTSDAQSESDGGNVVARTYLLRLKNEEAATNLSAVIKENAPLD, from the exons ATGGACGTTCACAGGGCAGAGTCTCCCCATACAGGAGCCGCTGCTCTAGACCCTCGACGGGCCGAGGCCGCCAACAGGCACGTGAGGGCACTAAATGCCCAGTTTGCAAG CTGGGTTCAATCGCAGTTGCAAAACCATCCAGCTGAACTTTGGGAGGATGGCGTGAAAGATTACTTATCCCATGCTTCTGAAATAATG GAAAATTTCAAGGATGTTGTCAATTGGCTTAGGCAGAATAAAGCAGGCACGACAGCTGTTTCATCCCCAAGTCCAGCCAATGAGGAGAAGACTACTACGCCAGCAACTGTCAATAGCAAGTTTATGGTACAGCCAGGATCAGATAATGGACAGAAGAGTCCAACTACAGGAGCCAGCTCCCTAGCTTTTCAGAACTCAAGCTCACCGAATATGTTCTCACTCCCTTCTCAGAAGAAAACGACACCTTTTGGCG GCATATTTGATAACAAGGACACGCCTGGCGACAGCAGCAAATCGACTTTCCAGTTTGGTGGAAATAACGGCTTTTCAACACCAACTAACACGCCTGGCGATAGCAGCAAATCGACTTTCCAGTTTGGTGGAAATAACGGCTTTTCAACACCAACTACTCCGTCCATTTTTTCTACCCCTGGTTCCAGTTTTAACATGCCAACCTCAACACTGTTTTCAATGAACCAGCAACCAATTTTCACTG GATCAGGAAACAGCAAAGCTGCTGAAGCTTCAGCTGATGCGGATGAAG ATGCTGAAGCCGAGCAACCAAGCAGCCCTTCTGTAAAGAAAGCAGAAGAGAAAGGAATAGTTGTCGTTCATGAAGCCAAATGCAAGGTGTATGTGAAG CATGATGATGCTACCAAGGGTTGGAAAGACATTGGTGTCGGTCAGCTCTCTATCAGATGTAAAGAGGGTGCAGAGAAAGCTTCAAAAGAGTCCACCCCAACAGTTGTTATCAGAAATGAT GTCGGCAAGATTCTTCTGAATGCTATGATCTACAAGGGGATAAAAATGAGTGTTCAAAAGAACACGGTTGCCTCGATATTTCACACTTCA GATGCGCAGTCTGAATCAGATGGTGGCAATGTTGTAGCTCGAACATACTTACTCCGACTGAAAAACGAAGAGGCGGCTACAAACTTGTCAGCGGTGATCAAAGAGAACGCGCCGCTGGACTGA
- the LOC123050638 gene encoding LRR receptor-like serine/threonine-protein kinase FLS2, producing the protein MLRALFLLLATAAPLSGHAAAGTGSGDKPTPPCSPADRAALLGFKAGITVDTTGILATWAGDDCCGGGWEGVACAAATGRVVSLRLQSQPGRYMNGTISPSIGGLEFLESLVVRDMGRIGGVIPDALSRLVRLQQLYLEGNALAGGVPGKVLSRMTSLRYLSLAGNRLEGRLPRELGDVRGLQQINLAGNRLTGGIPSSYGSLSSLEYLDMSSNLLSGVVPEFLGRFKNLALLDLSNNSFSGEMPASLGGLRHLADLSLSHNKIAGRIPPQIGSLRSLSSLALDDNLLVGPIPKSLFGLPKLWRLDLSKNKLTSALPDFAGGGSLKWLDVSRNAIGGQIPSSISKLGDLERLDISRNRVGGVIPATMAAMASLEWLDLSSNAIVGRIPDNFTGMTGVRHASFRGNKLCGRIPQAPPFNRFPAAAYAHNLCLCGKPLPPCRKIS; encoded by the coding sequence ATGCTTCGTGCTCTGTTTCTCTTGCTTGCCACCGCCGCCCCACTGTCCGGCCATGCGGCCGCCGGCACCGGCAGCGGCGACAAGCCGACCCCGCCGTGCTCGCCCGCCGACCGTGCCGCCCTGCTCGGCTTCAAGGCCGGCATCACCGTGGACACCACGGGCATCCTGGCCACGTGGGCCGGCGACGACTGCTGCGGCGGCGGGTGGGAGGGCGTGgcctgcgccgccgccaccgggaGGGTCGTGTCGCTGCGCCTGCAGTCGCAGCCGGGTCGATACATGAACGGCACCATCTCCCCCTCCATCGGCGGCCTCGAGTTCCTGGAGTCCCTGGTGGTCCGCGACATGGGGCGGATCGGAGGCGTCATCCCGGACGCGCTCTCGCGGCTGGTGCGCCTCCAGCAGCTCTACCTCGAGGGCAACGCGCTGGCCGGCGGCGTCCCCGGGAAGGTGCTGTCCAGGATGACCTCCCTCCGCTACCTCTCGCTCGCCGGCAACCGGCTGGAGGGCCGGCTGCCGCGGGAGCTCGGGGACGTTCGCGGTCTCCAGCAGATCAACCTCGCCGGGAACCGCCTCACCGGCGGGATCCCGTCGAGCTACGGGAGCCTGTCCAGCCTGGAGTACCTCGACATGAGCAGCAACCTTTTGTCAGGCGTCGTCCCGGAATTTCTTGGGCGGTTCAAGAACCTGGCGCTGCTGGACTTGAGCAACAACAGCTTCTCCGGCGAGATGCCGGCGTCGCTCGGCGGCCTGCGGCACCTCGCCGACCTGTCGCTGAGCCACAACAAGATCGCCGGCAGGATTCCACCGCAGATCGGCAGCCTCCGGTCTCTGAGTTCTCTCGCCCTCGATGACAACCTGCTCGTAGGCCCCATTCCGAAGTCACTGTTCGGCCTGCCGAAGCTGTGGCGCCTCGACCTGTCCAAGAACAAGCTCACCAGCGCGCTGCCTGACTTCGCCGGCGGCGGGAGCCTGAAGTGGCTCGACGTGTCGAGGAACGCCATCGGTGGCCAGATACCGAGCTCGATCTCGAAGCTCGGGGACCTAGAGAGGCTGGACATCTCCCGGAACAGAGTCGGGGGCGTCATCCCGGCAACCATGGCGGCCATGGCGAGCTTGGAGTGGCTGGACCTCTCCAGCAACGCCATCGTCGGGAGGATACCGGACAACTTCACTGGAATGACGGGCGTCCGGCACGCGAGCTTCAGAGGGAACAAGCTGTGCGGGCGGATACCGCAGGCCCCGCCGTTCAACCGGTTCCCCGCGGCGGCGTACGCGCACAACCTGTGCCTGTGCGGCAAGCCGCTGCCGCCGTGCAGGAAGATTAGTTAG